Proteins from a genomic interval of Oceanispirochaeta crateris:
- a CDS encoding peptidase dimerization domain-containing protein encodes MNKSCEEILEYLPEYETQVDKFKESLLTNLIMLSEIPAPTFEEQERTRFLLNRFTEYNLLNCSEDEKGNALGIIPGKSRDSNILVVAHLDTLFPSNVDHTITVQPDQVIGPGVGDNGLGLATLATLPMILEKLNIEFESNLILMGTARSLGPGDIEGIRFFLDNFKKPITAGICIEGVKLGRLSYSSIGMLRGELKYQVPEEYDWTRFSSVGAIVNMNELINKILEIPLPRKPKTSIMLGSIRGGTSYNTIPTKASLKFEIRSESDEMVEDIAIRIRSLADEMTSMTGAMVKFIEMARRKPGGTQFSHSLNKTSRAILEHLGVTPRLSPSTSELSAFIDKKIPAVTIGLTNGERFGEMDEMIQIEPMKKGIAQLIALLQAVDKGYCSEN; translated from the coding sequence ATGAACAAAAGCTGCGAAGAGATTCTGGAATACCTTCCCGAATATGAAACACAGGTTGATAAGTTCAAAGAAAGCCTTCTGACTAACTTGATCATGCTGAGTGAGATTCCGGCTCCCACTTTTGAGGAACAAGAAAGAACTAGGTTTTTATTGAATCGTTTTACAGAATACAATCTTTTAAATTGTTCAGAAGATGAGAAAGGAAATGCTTTAGGCATCATTCCTGGAAAATCAAGAGATAGTAATATTCTTGTTGTAGCTCATTTGGACACCTTATTTCCATCCAATGTGGACCATACAATTACTGTACAACCTGATCAGGTCATTGGGCCGGGTGTAGGTGATAACGGTCTTGGACTAGCCACACTGGCTACTCTGCCTATGATTCTGGAAAAATTAAACATTGAGTTTGAATCAAACCTAATCCTCATGGGAACCGCCCGCAGTCTGGGACCGGGAGATATTGAAGGTATCCGTTTCTTTCTTGATAATTTTAAAAAACCCATCACGGCTGGTATCTGTATCGAGGGTGTCAAATTGGGCCGTTTAAGCTACTCCTCTATTGGGATGCTTCGGGGCGAATTGAAATATCAGGTTCCCGAAGAGTACGACTGGACCAGATTCAGTTCCGTTGGAGCCATCGTCAATATGAACGAACTGATTAATAAAATACTAGAAATACCTCTGCCTAGAAAACCCAAAACAAGCATCATGCTTGGATCTATCAGAGGAGGAACTTCATATAACACCATTCCGACAAAAGCCTCTTTAAAGTTTGAGATTCGAAGTGAATCGGATGAAATGGTAGAAGATATTGCCATTCGCATACGCTCCCTTGCAGATGAAATGACTTCCATGACTGGAGCCATGGTCAAGTTTATTGAGATGGCTCGAAGGAAGCCTGGTGGTACTCAATTTTCACATTCTTTAAACAAGACTAGTCGAGCTATCCTGGAACATTTGGGAGTCACTCCCCGTCTCTCTCCCAGTACCTCAGAACTTTCTGCCTTCATTGATAAAAAAATTCCGGCAGTGACGATAGGTCTCACCAATGGTGAACGTTTTGGCGAGATGGACGAAATGATACAAATAGAACCCATGAAGAAAGGGATTGCTCAACTAATAGCT